From one Vanacampus margaritifer isolate UIUO_Vmar chromosome 12, RoL_Vmar_1.0, whole genome shotgun sequence genomic stretch:
- the gtpbp2a gene encoding GTP-binding protein 2, whose translation MDARVSELFASENGLDCGGSRTGVNPGNGCGLTPATKKASAKKKRANARHFRSFKPSNNTPYLPPEVEEGNIEYKLKLVDPTQSRFEHLVTQMKWRLQEGRGEAVYQIGVEDNGMLVGLSEEDMKASLSTLHKMAEKVGADITILRHAEVDYDTDQPLTIAEVLIRKVPDDQQFLDLRVAVLGNVDSGKSTLLGVLTQGELDNGRGRARLNLFRHLHEIQTGRTSSISFEILGFNSKGEVVNYSESRTAEEICESASKMITFIDLAGHHKYLKTTIFGLTSYCPDFAMLVVSANTGIAGTTREHLGLAMALKVPIFIVISKVDLCTRATVERTVRQLERVLKQPGCNKVPMVVANTDDAVAAAQQFAQSPNITPVFTVSSVSGENLDLLKVFFNIIPPLSNSKEQEELMQQLTEFQVDEIYTVPEVGTVVGGTLYSGICREGDDLIVGPTDSGQFHKLTVGSIQRNRSACRVLRAGQAATLALGNFDRTLLRKGMVMVSPEMDPTICWIFEAEIVLLFHSKTFHKGFQVTVHIGNVRQTATVEAVYGKEELRTGEKADVQFKFLKHPEYLKLGAKVLFREGVTKGIGHITKLHPIAQYRHAPDSDEEEDDD comes from the exons ATGGATGCGCGGGTTTCCGAGTTGTTTGCCTCAGAAAATGGACTCGACTGCGGCGGCTCTCGGACTGGAGTGAACCCGGGGAATGGTTGCGGACTGACCCCCGCCACCAAAAAGGCTTCTGCCAAGAAGAAGAGAGCGAATGCGCGACACTTTCGCAGCTTCAAACCGAGCAACAACACCCCTTATCTACCCCCAGAG GTGGAAGAAGGGAATATAGAATATAAG CTGAAGCTCGTGGACCCTACGCAAAGCCGTTTTGAGCACCTGGTGACGCAAATGAAATGGCGACTGCAGGAGGGTCGCGGTGAAGCTGTCTATCAGATCGGGGTGGAAGATAACGGCATGTTGGTGGGATTGTCGGAGGAGGACATGAAGGCGTCCCTCTCCACCCTGCATAAGATGGCTGAGAA GGTTGGGGCTGACATCACCATCCTTCGACACGCAGAGGTGGACTACGACACTGATCAGCCTCTTACCATCGCTGAAGTCCTAATTCGTAAGGTGCCAGATGACCAACAG TTCCTGGACCTGCGAGTTGCCGTACTTGGTAATGTAGACTCGGGCAAATCGACCCTGCTGGGTGTTTTGACGCAAGGCGAGCTGGATAATGGACGGGGAAGAGCGAGACTCAACCTCTTCAGGCACCTCCATGAAATCCAGACTGGGCGAACATCTAGCATCAGCTTTGAGATCCTGGGTTTCAACAGTAAAGGAGAG GTTGTGAACTACAGTGAGTCTCGAACGGCGGAAGAGATTTGTGAAAGCGCCTCTAAAATGATCACATTCATCGATCTGGCGGGTCACCATAAATACTTGAAGACCACCATCTTTGGCCTCACCAGCTACTGCCCTGATTTCGCCATGCTGGTTGTCAGCGCCAACACCGGCATTG CTGGCACGACACGGGAGCACCTGGGCCTGGCCATGGCCCTGAAGGTGCCCATCTTCATCGTCATCAGCAAAGTGGACCTGTGCACGCGGGCCACCGTGGAGCGAACGGTGCGGCAGCTGGAGCGAGTCCTCAAGCAGCCGGGCTGCAACAAGGTGCCCATGGTCGTGGCCAACACTGATGATGCAGTCGCCGCGGCGCAGCAGTTTGCCCAGTCGCCCAA CATTACACCCGTCTTCACCGTGTCCAGCGTGTCCGGGGAGAACCTTGACTTGCTCAAGGTCTTCTTCAACATCATCCCTCCGCTCAGCAACAGCAAGGAGCAGGAGGAGCTCATGCAGCAGCTCACTGAGTTTCAG GTGGATGAGATCTACACGGTGCCAGAAGTGGGGACTGTGGTGGGTGGTACTTTGTACAG TGGTATTTGCCGCGAGGGAGACGATCTGATTGTCGGGCCCACAGATTCAGGGCAATTCCACAAATTGACTGTTGGGAGCATCCAGAGGAACCGTTCAGCTTGCAGGGTGCTTCGTGCCGGACAGGCTGCCACGCTGGCGCTCGGCAACTTTGACCGCACATTGCTGCGAAAG GGAATGGTGATGGTGAGTCCTGAGATGGACCCGACCATCTGTTGGATATTTGAGGCTGAGATTGTGCTGCTCTTCCACTCCAAGACCTTCCACAAGGGCTTTCAGGTGACCGTGCACATAGGCAACGTGAGACAGACCGCCACTGTGGAGGCCGTCTATGGCAAG GAGGAGCTGAGAACGGGGGAGAAGGCGGACGTCCAGTTCAAATTCCTCAAGCATCCAGAGTACCTGAAGCTGGGGGCCAAGGTGCTCTTCAGGGAGGGCGTCACCAAGGGCATCGGCCACATCACCAAGCTGCATCCCATCGCGCAGTATCGCCACGCCCCGGATAGcgatgaagaagaagatgacgACTAG